In the genome of Qipengyuania seohaensis, one region contains:
- a CDS encoding type 1 glutamine amidotransferase domain-containing protein, with product MTRILMVATSADRMTPGTEPTGVWLEELTTPYYAFRDAGAEVTLASIKGGAIPVDQRSVNADGENDASVERYLKDEALKAEVASTPVFTSIDPAGYDALFLPGGHGTMFDYPGSDELARLVERFDREGKIVAAVCHGPAGLVSAKKTDGTPFVAGRRVAGFTDSEERAVGLDHAVPFLLETRLKELGGKHEGGPDFAPFALRDGNLVTGQNPASATRTAELVMEALQDKVA from the coding sequence ATGACCCGCATTCTCATGGTGGCCACCTCCGCCGACCGCATGACTCCCGGCACCGAACCGACGGGTGTCTGGCTCGAGGAACTTACCACCCCGTATTATGCCTTCCGCGATGCGGGCGCCGAGGTGACGCTGGCCTCGATCAAGGGCGGCGCCATCCCCGTCGACCAGCGCAGCGTCAACGCCGACGGCGAGAACGACGCTTCGGTCGAGCGCTATCTGAAGGACGAGGCCCTGAAGGCCGAGGTTGCCAGCACCCCTGTATTCACAAGCATCGATCCCGCCGGCTACGACGCGCTGTTTCTGCCGGGCGGCCACGGCACCATGTTTGATTACCCCGGCAGCGACGAACTGGCCCGCCTGGTCGAGCGCTTCGACCGCGAAGGCAAGATCGTCGCCGCCGTCTGCCATGGACCGGCGGGTCTGGTCTCGGCGAAGAAGACCGATGGCACGCCCTTCGTCGCCGGTCGCCGTGTCGCGGGCTTCACCGACAGCGAGGAACGCGCGGTCGGCCTCGATCACGCGGTGCCGTTCCTGCTCGAAACGCGGCTCAAGGAACTTGGGGGCAAGCACGAGGGCGGCCCCGATTTTGCCCCGTTCGCCCTGCGCGACGGCAATCTGGTGACCGGCCAGAACCCCGCCAGCGCTACCCGCACTGCGGAGCTGGTGATGGAAGCCCTTCAGGACAAGGTCGCCTGA
- a CDS encoding VOC family protein: MMRYLHTMLRVADPEAAIRFFTLLGLKETRRIENQAGRYTLIYLAADEDFRGDGEQGEAEVELTYNWPPEDGSPAETYTGGRNFGHLAYGVDDIYETCARLHAGGVTVNRPPRDGHMAFVRSPDGISIELLQKGEHKAPAEPWASMPNTGKW; the protein is encoded by the coding sequence ATCATGCGGTATCTCCACACCATGCTGCGCGTCGCCGACCCCGAGGCGGCGATCCGTTTCTTCACGCTGCTGGGTCTCAAGGAGACCCGGCGCATCGAGAACCAGGCCGGGCGTTACACGCTGATCTACCTTGCCGCCGACGAGGATTTCCGCGGCGACGGCGAGCAGGGCGAAGCCGAGGTCGAGCTGACGTACAACTGGCCGCCCGAGGACGGCAGCCCTGCCGAGACTTATACCGGGGGCCGCAATTTCGGCCACCTCGCCTACGGGGTCGACGACATTTACGAAACGTGCGCGCGGCTGCACGCGGGCGGCGTGACGGTCAATCGCCCCCCGCGCGACGGACACATGGCGTTCGTGCGCTCGCCGGACGGGATCTCGATCGAACTGCTGCAGAAGGGCGAACACAAGGCTCCGGCCGAACCCTGGGCCTCCATGCCCAACACGGGCAAATGGTGA
- a CDS encoding NADH:flavin oxidoreductase/NADH oxidase, producing MVMVKLFEPIEVGGLRLANRIVIAPMCQYSAVDGAMTDWHQMHLGQLALSGAGALTIEATAVSPEGRITHGDIGLYDDRTEAAMRSVLESVRRWSDMPLIIQLAHAGRKASSAKPWHGGAQLPPDTENGWQTVGPSAIPFAPDDHPPVELDESGLARIREAFVDAARRAGRLGIEAVQIHAAHGYLLHAFLSPISNRRGDEYGGSLDNRMRFPLEVFDAVREAFPADRPVSVRVSGTDWVEGGWTAEETALFAQELERRGCSAIHVSGGGLDPRQQIPVGPGYQVPLARTVKDAVAMPVVAVGMITDPQQAERILEDGHADAIAIARAALWDPRWPWHAAAALGASVKAPPQYLRSEPHEAARILKEMIP from the coding sequence ATGGTGATGGTGAAGTTGTTCGAACCGATTGAGGTTGGCGGGCTGCGGCTCGCCAACCGCATCGTCATCGCGCCGATGTGCCAGTATTCGGCAGTCGACGGCGCGATGACCGACTGGCACCAGATGCATCTCGGCCAGTTGGCGCTCTCGGGCGCGGGCGCGCTGACGATAGAGGCGACCGCGGTCAGCCCCGAAGGGCGCATCACCCACGGTGACATCGGCCTTTACGATGACCGTACCGAAGCGGCGATGCGAAGCGTGCTCGAAAGTGTGCGCCGTTGGTCGGACATGCCGCTGATCATCCAGCTGGCCCATGCCGGCCGCAAGGCGAGCAGCGCCAAGCCGTGGCACGGCGGAGCGCAGCTTCCCCCCGATACGGAGAATGGCTGGCAGACCGTGGGACCCAGCGCCATTCCCTTTGCTCCGGACGACCATCCCCCTGTCGAACTGGACGAGTCAGGGCTTGCCCGCATCCGGGAGGCGTTCGTGGATGCCGCCCGGCGCGCCGGCAGGCTCGGCATCGAAGCCGTCCAGATTCACGCCGCGCATGGCTATCTGCTTCACGCGTTTCTTTCGCCGATCTCCAACCGGCGCGGCGACGAATACGGCGGCAGCCTCGACAACCGGATGCGGTTCCCGCTGGAAGTGTTCGATGCCGTGCGCGAAGCGTTTCCGGCCGACCGCCCGGTGAGCGTCCGCGTTTCTGGGACCGATTGGGTTGAAGGCGGCTGGACAGCGGAGGAAACCGCATTGTTTGCACAGGAGCTGGAGCGGCGCGGTTGTTCGGCAATCCACGTCTCCGGCGGCGGCCTCGACCCGCGCCAGCAGATCCCTGTCGGTCCCGGCTATCAGGTGCCGCTGGCGCGGACAGTCAAGGACGCGGTCGCCATGCCTGTCGTGGCGGTCGGAATGATCACCGATCCGCAGCAGGCGGAGCGCATCCTCGAAGACGGGCATGCCGACGCAATAGCGATAGCCCGCGCTGCGCTGTGGGATCCGCGTTGGCCTTGGCACGCCGCCGCCGCGCTTGGCGCATCGGTAAAGGCGCCCCCGCAATATCTCCGGTCCGAGCCCCACGAAGCGGCCCGCATTCTCAAGGAAATGATCCCATGA
- a CDS encoding L-dopachrome tautomerase-related protein, protein MKISVKLLFAAGAALSLAACSMTRDGASAPQIEQVATFDGAMPTGVTVAPNGRIFVNFPQWGDNAPFTVAELVDGKAVPYPDAATNRPEPADPAGHFISVQSVVADGANRLWVLDTAAPKFSQPQAGGAKLVAIDLATDRVVKTIVLPPSVVLPTTYLNDVRFDLRQGAEGVAYITDSSNEGIGGIIVVDIASGRAIRRLSNHATTNPEPGFTPVVDGAVLMNRPADGPATPVTIASDAIGLSADGSLLYYGPLSGRTLHAVPTAMLRDPAVSEEELARAVRSLGRKGASDGIAEDDRGRVFAGDYENNAIRVLDQGRWTTVVSDPRISWPDTLSIGTDGYLYFTANQLHRQPGFHGGRDLRRKPYELLRIRVGAGPVLLRSQ, encoded by the coding sequence ATGAAAATCTCCGTCAAACTGCTTTTTGCCGCTGGCGCTGCCCTCTCGCTTGCCGCCTGCTCGATGACCCGCGATGGTGCATCCGCGCCCCAGATCGAACAGGTCGCGACCTTCGATGGAGCGATGCCGACTGGCGTAACAGTCGCACCCAACGGGCGCATCTTCGTCAACTTTCCGCAATGGGGCGATAACGCGCCATTCACGGTTGCCGAGCTGGTGGACGGCAAGGCGGTGCCCTATCCCGACGCCGCGACCAATCGGCCCGAGCCGGCCGACCCGGCGGGGCATTTCATCTCGGTGCAGAGCGTGGTGGCAGACGGCGCCAATCGCCTGTGGGTGCTCGACACGGCGGCGCCCAAATTCTCTCAACCACAGGCCGGCGGTGCAAAGCTGGTGGCAATCGACCTCGCGACCGACCGGGTGGTGAAGACGATCGTCCTGCCGCCCAGCGTGGTGCTGCCCACGACCTACCTCAACGACGTGCGCTTCGATCTGCGTCAGGGGGCCGAGGGCGTCGCCTACATCACCGACAGCAGCAACGAGGGGATCGGCGGCATCATCGTCGTCGATATCGCCAGCGGACGTGCGATCCGGCGCCTGTCGAACCATGCGACGACCAACCCCGAGCCCGGCTTCACCCCGGTTGTCGACGGCGCGGTGCTCATGAACCGTCCCGCCGATGGACCCGCGACGCCGGTAACAATCGCGAGCGACGCAATCGGGCTTAGCGCCGACGGCAGCCTGCTGTATTACGGTCCACTGTCGGGCCGCACGCTGCACGCGGTCCCCACGGCCATGCTGCGTGACCCCGCGGTGTCCGAGGAGGAACTGGCCCGCGCGGTACGCAGCCTGGGGCGCAAAGGCGCCTCGGACGGGATTGCCGAAGACGACCGGGGCCGCGTGTTCGCCGGCGATTACGAGAACAACGCGATCCGCGTGCTCGACCAGGGCCGCTGGACGACGGTAGTCAGCGACCCCCGCATCAGCTGGCCCGACACACTGTCGATCGGCACCGACGGCTATCTCTACTTCACTGCCAACCAGCTCCACCGCCAGCCCGGCTTTCACGGCGGACGGGATTTACGCCGCAAGCCTTACGAGCTGCTCCGCATCCGGGTGGGCGCCGGGCCCGTCCTCTTGCGCTCACAGTGA
- a CDS encoding SDR family oxidoreductase: protein MTKGIEGKVVLITGGSSGIGAETARLLAERGAKVAIAARRKDRLDEVVADIAANGGTARSYALDVTDKSAVQSVVAAIIADFGRLDVLINNAGLMPIRPMAEVNTDEWDQMIDVNLKGTLYGIAAALPGFLDQGSGHIINLSSVAGIKVFAPGGTVYSGTKFAVSAISEGLRHEVGEKVRVTSIEPGAVESDLKFTTSGTAAETVLDFYKQAIPTASVARAIAFAVEQPDDVDINAIVIRPTAQEF from the coding sequence ATGACAAAGGGTATCGAAGGCAAGGTCGTTCTCATTACCGGCGGCAGCAGCGGCATCGGCGCGGAAACTGCGCGTCTTCTCGCGGAACGCGGCGCGAAGGTGGCGATCGCCGCGCGTCGCAAGGACAGGCTCGACGAGGTCGTCGCTGACATCGCCGCAAACGGTGGCACGGCACGTAGCTACGCGCTGGACGTGACCGACAAATCGGCGGTCCAGTCCGTCGTCGCCGCAATCATTGCCGACTTCGGCCGCCTCGACGTGCTGATCAACAATGCCGGGCTTATGCCGATCCGTCCAATGGCCGAGGTCAACACCGACGAGTGGGACCAGATGATCGACGTCAATCTGAAGGGTACGCTCTACGGCATCGCGGCGGCCCTTCCCGGTTTTCTCGACCAGGGCAGCGGTCACATCATCAACCTGAGCTCGGTTGCGGGTATCAAGGTCTTCGCACCGGGCGGCACGGTCTACTCCGGCACCAAGTTTGCCGTCAGCGCGATCAGCGAAGGCTTGCGCCACGAGGTGGGGGAAAAAGTCCGGGTCACGTCAATCGAGCCTGGAGCTGTCGAAAGCGATTTGAAGTTCACGACATCAGGCACGGCTGCCGAAACGGTGCTCGACTTCTACAAGCAGGCCATCCCGACGGCATCGGTGGCGCGTGCTATCGCGTTCGCTGTCGAACAACCGGATGACGTCGACATCAACGCGATCGTCATCCGGCCGACCGCACAGGAGTTCTGA
- a CDS encoding putative quinol monooxygenase: MPKLALYVPLKAKPGKERDVADFLTSALPLVQAEPGTQTWYAIEEGPGAYGIFDTFETEQDRQAHLDGKVAAALMEKADELFSEPPQIHKFTLLAAK, from the coding sequence ATGCCCAAACTTGCCCTGTATGTACCGCTGAAGGCCAAGCCCGGAAAAGAGCGCGATGTCGCCGATTTCCTGACCTCGGCATTGCCGCTCGTTCAAGCTGAGCCGGGCACTCAGACCTGGTACGCGATCGAGGAAGGTCCCGGTGCGTACGGGATCTTCGATACGTTCGAGACAGAGCAGGATCGCCAGGCCCATCTCGACGGCAAGGTTGCCGCCGCACTGATGGAAAAGGCAGACGAACTGTTTTCCGAACCGCCGCAGATTCACAAGTTCACCCTGCTGGCCGCGAAATAG
- a CDS encoding GlcG/HbpS family heme-binding protein: MNDTRTIIEAGIAEAERIGSPSNIAVVDAGGCLLAFARMDDAWRGSVDIAIRKAWTARAFNVETKALAKLAQPGADFYGIHASNDGKVMIFAGGVPIKEGETVIGAVGVSGGAGKQDQAMAEAAAQAFAHG, translated from the coding sequence CTGAACGACACGCGGACGATCATCGAGGCGGGGATCGCGGAGGCCGAGCGGATCGGCAGCCCGTCGAACATCGCGGTGGTGGACGCGGGCGGCTGCCTCCTGGCGTTCGCGCGGATGGATGATGCGTGGCGCGGCAGCGTCGACATCGCGATAAGGAAGGCGTGGACGGCGCGCGCGTTCAACGTCGAGACCAAGGCGCTGGCGAAGCTCGCCCAGCCGGGCGCCGACTTCTACGGCATCCATGCCTCCAACGACGGCAAGGTGATGATCTTCGCCGGGGGCGTGCCGATCAAGGAGGGCGAGACGGTGATCGGCGCGGTGGGCGTGTCGGGCGGCGCCGGCAAGCAGGATCAGGCCATGGCCGAGGCGGCGGCGCAGGCTTTCGCGCACGGCTGA
- a CDS encoding type 1 glutamine amidotransferase domain-containing protein, with product MTLEGKSVAILIAPRGTEEPEFSKPKQAVEDAGGEVTVVSFESGKARTVNGDLDEGGSYTIDKTFSDVKADDFDGLVVPGGTVGADKLRGSDEAIGFIRAFFDQKKPVAAICHAPWTLIEADVLKGRTLTSYPTLKVDIENAGGTWTDEEVVVDNGLVTSRDPDDLPAFCAKLVEEIAAGN from the coding sequence ATGACTTTAGAAGGCAAATCGGTCGCCATTCTGATCGCACCCCGCGGGACGGAAGAACCAGAATTCTCGAAGCCTAAGCAAGCTGTCGAGGACGCTGGTGGCGAAGTGACCGTGGTCAGTTTTGAATCGGGCAAGGCCCGCACAGTCAATGGCGATCTCGACGAGGGCGGCAGCTATACTATCGACAAGACGTTTTCCGATGTCAAAGCCGACGATTTCGACGGACTTGTCGTGCCCGGAGGGACCGTCGGTGCCGACAAGCTGCGCGGCAGCGACGAGGCAATCGGTTTCATCCGGGCTTTCTTCGATCAGAAGAAACCTGTCGCGGCTATATGCCATGCACCCTGGACATTGATCGAGGCGGACGTGCTCAAGGGTCGCACCTTGACGTCCTACCCGACGCTGAAGGTCGATATCGAGAACGCCGGCGGTACATGGACCGATGAGGAAGTCGTGGTCGACAACGGCCTTGTTACTAGCCGCGATCCCGATGATTTGCCCGCCTTCTGTGCCAAACTCGTCGAGGAAATCGCAGCAGGGAATTAA